One genomic window of Struthio camelus isolate bStrCam1 chromosome 1, bStrCam1.hap1, whole genome shotgun sequence includes the following:
- the UPK3A gene encoding uroplakin-3a: MRGNWVVLAFCSLGQLCADQSLKPQIAVPQLATNNPTLTTVALEKPFCMFDSSLSPNKSYAVYLYAMMESASTISSLVTDNSNKPLDSTFQQTSGGRLGPYKAALFNVPNCASPPDLADAGDIKKVSDVLKQYLFRVGGDGTCLYDPNFLDVCNPPLTPDTTYRFKYILVDNTDGIMKDQTLWSDPIKTRRVKLPLKIDTWPGRRSGGMIVVTSILSVFMFLLLAGFLASVSSAVKGLEDSSAETRHMSQTTLPSEPRPQVSSE, encoded by the exons ATGAGAGGCAATTGGGTTGTATTAGCCTTTTGCTCTCTGGGGCAGCTGTGTGCAG ATCAGAGCCTGAAACCTCAGATTGCAGTCCCTCAGCTTGCTACAAACAATCCCACCCTTACTACAGTTGCTCTAGAGAAACCTTTCTGTATGTTTGATAGCTCACTAAGCCCAAATAAATCTTATGCTGTCTACTTGTATGCAATGATGGAATCAG CAAGTACAATAAGCTCACTGGTGACTGACAACAGCAACAAACCACTTGACAGCACGTTTCAGCAAACAAGTGGGGGACGGCTTGGACCTTACAAGGCTGCCTTGTTCAATGTACCCAACTGCGCATCACCCCCAGACCTTGCTGATGCAGGAGACATCAAAAAAGTTTCTGATGTCCTCAAACAATACCTCTTCAGAGTTGGGGGTGATGGGACTTGTTTGTATGACCCAAACTTCCTAGATGTCTGTAACCCACCTCTCACTCCAGATACAACATACAG ATTTAAATACATATTGGTAGATAACACTGACGGTATCATGAAAGACCAGACTCTGTGGTCTGATCCAATCAAAACCAGACGAG TTAAACTTCCCCTGAAAATTGATACCTGGCCTGGTCGAAGGAGTGGAGGCATGATTGTCGTTACGTCGATCCTAAGTGTTTTTATGTTCCTTCTGCTTGCTGGCTTTCTTGCTTCTGTGTCCTCTGCTGTCAA GGGATTAGAAGATTCTTCTGCAGAGACAAGGCACATGTCTCAGACTACTCTGCCAAGTGAACCCAGGCCACAGGTGAGCTCTGAGTGA